One stretch of Salarias fasciatus chromosome 19, fSalaFa1.1, whole genome shotgun sequence DNA includes these proteins:
- the LOC115406978 gene encoding cdc42 effector protein 3, which translates to MPLRASMHRKPSSSRWSSRHSKRKEVLSVNMISLPLADFRHISHIGSNAHNDSFGDLSFLKMGHNLLLQSSQSEQNIFLACSPPPKPPRLNLEDAEVREGSGRSEDGHSKSSQKRKKCSSMPLLDSDGGDEEMIDGYRRGNIVASGQVSCSGRGSVSSDRDGDFTETPDKKAGQKKDEDSGFSFSLDLGPSILDDVLQVMDKHN; encoded by the coding sequence ATGCCACTCAGAGCATCGATGCACAGAAAGCCGTCCTCGAGCCGTTGGTCCAGCCGCCACTCGAAGCGGAAAGAGGTGCTGTCGGTCAACATGATCAGCCTGCCGCTGGCGGACTTCCGCCACATCTCTCACATTGGGAGCAACGCCCACAACGACAGTTTCGGAGACCTGTCCTTTCTGAAGATGGGACACAATCTGCTCCTTCAAAGTTCCCAGAGTGAGCAGAACATCTTCCTGGCCTGCTCGCCGCCCCCGAAGCCCCCTCGCCTGAACCTGGAGGAcgcagaggtcagagagggCTCCGGCCGGTCCGAGGACGGCCACAGTAAATCCTcccagaagaggaagaaatgcAGCTCCATGCCACTGCTCGACAGCGACGGCGGGGATGAGGAAATGATAGACGGGTACCGAAGAGGGAATATCGTTGCTTCCGGTCAAGTTAGCTGCTCTGGACGAGGCAGCGTGAGCTCAGACAGGGATGGAGACTTTACAGAGACCCCTGACAAAAAGGCAGGGCAGAAAAAGGACGAGGACAGTGGCTTTTCGTTCAGCCTGGACTTGGGCCCTTCCATTCTGGACGACGTCCTCCAGGTCATGGACAAACACAATTAG